Proteins encoded in a region of the Zea mays cultivar B73 chromosome 4, Zm-B73-REFERENCE-NAM-5.0, whole genome shotgun sequence genome:
- the LOC100279564 gene encoding protein RDM16 — translation MDRERSSRRPRDDDVHHRSRERDDDRHRRRSRHDTDGHHRYEGGDEDRRRRHRHRDKDGSGGGEDDRRHRNHHDNDDSRSHSYRDGGDDDRRRGKRRSVSPSESPPPSVKRDRSSSRPRESVERRDSTDREPRSSSRKRKDHEGGGDGDEPVREGGKRARASVDLPPSKEERPRRERRRFEDVDENGKNGDMGKWGKEISSHELQKEELSINGGLQSYDAPNAGSQQPLSAVSVPSSVPIPSKVSSISTNNANEGVSIRSDEVTVKSSTDGSAMSAASKSSNLSLDALAKAKKALQLKKELSEKLKKLPMLNNKLATAVTATQVSKEAAKTSVSAVDAQHFSKGEAKLTDVSSLPTSSISGTPAIGGVIGIPGLTHIPNLDSVKRAQELAAKMGFRQDPQFAPVINFFPGTSTEVTVAQRPAKAPVLRLDSHGREIDEQGNVISMTKPTNLSTLKVNINKQKKEAFQIIKPDLDSLAKSSVHFDERMGINQKKLLRPKRPGFQFVEEGKLSRQAELQKIKSQFGEAQAKELKVKQAQLAKAKAEVDINPNFIEVAPGVRAPKQKQNEDIPEIEPWDAKILLSATYEDISVEEINMDKITIYVEHPEPYDPPAEPAPPPPQPLKLTKKEQKKLRTQRRLAKEKDRQEMIRQGLLEPPKPKVKMSNLMKVLGSEAVQDPTRLEMEIRTAAAEREQAHVDRNIARKLTPSERREKKERKLFDDPTNTIETIVCVYKIRDLSHPQTRFKVDVNAQENKLTGAVVITDSISVVVVEGGKKSIKRYNKLMLNRIDWPAAVGGDEDTEMEADKPVNSCVLVWQGSVAKPTFHRFTVHNCRSEAAAKKVFVDVSVPHYWDLAVNFSEDSS, via the exons ATGGATCGCGAGCGCTCCTCACGGCGCCCTCGCGACGACGATGTGCACCACCGGTCTCGCGAACGGGACGACGACCGACACCGCCGCCGCAGTCGCCACGACACCGACGGTCACCACAGGTATGAGGGCGGAGACGAggatcgccgccgccgccaccgccaccgcgaCAAGGACGGTAGCGGAGGCGGCGAGGATGACCGCCGTCACCGCAACCATCATGACAATGACGACAGCCGTAGCCACAGCTACCGCGACGGCGGTGACGACGATCGCCGCCGCGGGAAACGGCGGTCCGTTTCCCCGTCCGAGTCCCCGCCACCTTCGGTGAAGCGGGATCGCTCGTCTAGCCGCCCGCGGGAGTCCGTTGAGCGTCGCGACTCCACCGACCGCGAGCCGCGGTCGTCGTCGCGGAAGCGGAAGGACCACGAGGGCGGTGGCGACGGGGATGAGCCCGTTCGCGAAGGGGGCAAGCGGGCCAGGGCCTCCGTGGACCTGCCTCCGTCCAAGGAGGAGAGGCCTAGACGGGAGCGCAGGAGGTTTGAGGATGTCGATGAGAACGGGAAGAATGGTGATATGGGTAAATGGGGCAAGGAAATCTCATCTCATGAGCTGCAGAAGGAGGAGTTATCAATTAATGGTGGTTTACAGAGCTACGATGCACCTAAT GCTGGTTCTCAGCAACCACTCAGTGCTGTTTCTGTGCCATCTTCTGTTCCCATTCCTTCAAAGGTATCTTCAATTTCTACCAACAATGCAAATGAGGGAGTTAGTATTAGATCTGATGAGGTTACCGTAAAATCTAGTACAGATGGAAGTGCAATGTCTGCTGCTAGCAAAAGTAGTAACCTATCTCTTGATGCTTTAGCCAAAGCAAAAAAAGCTTTGCAACTGAAGAAGGAACTGTCAGAAAAACTCAAGAAATTACCTATG CTTAATAATAAACTCGCTACAGCTGTTACTGCTACACAAGTTTCTAAAGAAGCAGCAAAAACTTCTGTATCAGCTGTAGATGCACAACACTTTTCTAAAGGAGAAGCAAAACTTACTGATGTTTCTAGTCTGCCAACTAGTAGCATCTCCGGAACGCCAGCCATTGGTGGTGTGATTGGTATTCCAGGTCTTACACACATACCCAATCTCGATTCTGTGAAGAGAGCCCAAGAGCTTGCTGCTAAGATGGGGTTCCGCCAAGATCCACAATTTGCTCCTGTTATCAACTTCTTCCCTGGTACATCCACTGAAGTTACTGTGGCACAAAGACCTGCAAAGGCTCCTGTTCTTCGCCTTGATTCTCATGGTAGGGAAATTGATGAGCAGGGAAATGTTATCAGCATGACAAAGCCAACGAATCTGAGTACTCTGAAG GTCAATATAAacaagcagaagaaagaagctttTCAAATAATCAAGCCGGACTTGGATTCTCTTGCAAAATCAAGTGTTCATTTTGATGAAAGGATGGGCATAAACCAAAAGAAGCTCCTCCGTCCTAAAAGGCCAGGATTTCAGTTTGTTGAAGAGGGTAAACTCTCTAGGCAGGCTGAATTGCAAAAAATTAAG AGTCAATTTGGTGAAGCACAAGCTAAAGAGCTTAAAGTAAAGCAAGCCCAGCTTGCTAAGGCAAAGGCAGAAGTAGACATTAATCCAAACTTTATTGAGGTTGCTCCTGGTGTGAGAGCTCCAAAACAAAAGCAGAATGAAGATATCCCTGAAATTGAGCCATG GGATGCAAAAATTTTACTTTCTGCCACATATGAGGATATCTCTGTGGAGGAGATTAATATGGACAAGATCACCATATATGTTGAACATCCAGAACCATATGATCCACCTGCTGAACCTGCACCACCACCGCCCCAGCCACTGAAGTTGACTAAGAAGGAGCAGAAGAAGTTGAGAACACAAAGGCGTCTTGCTAAGGAAAAAGATAGGCAAGAAATGATTAGGCAAGGCCTCTTGGAGCCACCCAAGCCCAAGGTCAAAATGAGCAATCTTATGAAAGTACTAGGCTCTGAAGCTGTGCAAGATCCCACACGGTTGGAGATGGAAATAAGAACTGCTGCTGCAGAGCGTGAGCAGGCTCACGTTGACCGTAACATTGCCCGCAAGCTCACACCATCTGAGCGCCGCGAGAAGAAAGAACGGAAGCTTTTTGATGATCCTACTAACACAATAGAGACTATAGTTTGTGTTTACAAGATAAGAGACCTGTCCCATCCACAAACACGCTTCAAAGTCGATGTGAATGCTCAAGAGAATAAACTAACAGGTGCTGTGGTCATCACTGATAGTATCAGTGTTGTGGTTGTTGAAGGGGGGAAGAAGTCAATCAAAAGATATAATAAGCTCATGCTAAACCGTATAGACTGGCCTGCTGCTGTTGGTGGTGATGAAGACACAGAAATGGAAGCTGACAAGCCAGTGAATAGCTGTGTATTGGTCTGGCAGGGTAGTGTGGCAAAACCCACCTTCCACAGGTTCACTGTACATAACTGCCGGAGTGAGGCTGCAGCTAAGAAGGTTTTCGTTGATGTTTCTGTTCCTCACTACTGGGACCTTGCTGTCAATTTCTCAGAAGATTCTTCCTGA